A genome region from bacterium includes the following:
- a CDS encoding VWA domain-containing protein, producing the protein MDKSYEVIEYFLRNLSSADKFQLILFNDEINSLPILPATSQNVEDALNFIKKSYLLSGTDIKRALTSAITLANKTNGQKAIVVITDGHPTLNEVSYKLISNHLININKEKIPLFIFGIGNDTNVSFLEELVKPNDGYFVWVNETEDIGFKLKTFLSKIGEEMIKGISFIFSSLKEIKDIYPNDSFKAFDGSYVSIVGRYSKPRETTIKIEGRYKGEKFTYKQKIVLPEKSFLYPHLKRLWAKAKVDYLLKKIRFEGERDDWIEEIIKLSKQYTFVTPYTSFLAAPRSLLRPRVIKPGDPVLRVRCDKSIVDVIAIFPFGLVKSLHYIEREDIWQTRFLAPVWMNDGVYKALLVLTDSNGNQYEEEKSFIIDSKPPSLKVQIPSFVYGSSKLNLKVYADSDTRRIQAKLYNMAPIDIKYDEKSKASLGSIIVPKDIPSGIFTLKIVAEDFAHNLSIKEVPIEIIGG; encoded by the coding sequence TTGGATAAGTCTTATGAGGTTATAGAATATTTCCTGCGAAACCTATCTTCGGCTGATAAATTTCAATTGATATTATTTAATGATGAGATAAATTCCCTTCCCATTTTACCTGCAACCTCACAAAATGTAGAAGATGCCTTGAATTTTATAAAAAAATCCTATCTATTGTCTGGAACAGACATTAAAAGGGCTTTGACTTCCGCTATAACCCTTGCAAATAAAACCAATGGTCAAAAAGCCATTGTGGTTATTACCGATGGCCATCCAACCCTCAATGAGGTATCATATAAGCTCATTTCCAACCATCTTATAAATATAAACAAAGAGAAAATTCCCCTCTTTATCTTTGGAATAGGAAATGATACGAATGTCTCTTTTTTAGAGGAATTGGTAAAGCCGAATGATGGCTATTTTGTTTGGGTAAATGAGACAGAGGATATTGGCTTTAAGCTAAAGACATTCTTATCAAAGATTGGCGAGGAGATGATTAAAGGAATAAGCTTTATATTTTCCTCATTAAAGGAGATAAAAGACATCTATCCAAATGATTCATTTAAGGCATTTGATGGTTCTTATGTAAGTATTGTAGGAAGATATTCTAAACCAAGAGAAACAACAATAAAGATAGAGGGAAGATATAAGGGAGAGAAATTTACATACAAACAAAAGATCGTCCTTCCAGAAAAATCTTTTCTTTATCCCCATCTTAAACGACTTTGGGCAAAGGCAAAGGTTGATTATCTTCTTAAAAAGATAAGGTTTGAAGGAGAAAGGGATGATTGGATTGAGGAAATAATCAAACTTTCCAAGCAATACACATTTGTTACACCCTATACATCATTCCTTGCCGCTCCCCGTTCACTATTGAGACCAAGGGTAATTAAACCAGGAGACCCCGTATTGCGTGTTAGGTGCGATAAATCCATTGTGGATGTTATAGCAATATTCCCCTTTGGTCTTGTCAAATCATTACATTATATTGAGAGAGAGGATATATGGCAGACAAGATTTCTTGCGCCTGTATGGATGAATGATGGGGTCTACAAAGCATTGCTTGTCCTTACAGATTCTAATGGAAATCAATATGAAGAGGAAAAATCATTCATTATAGATTCAAAGCCCCCATCCCTTAAGGTGCAAATTCCATCCTTTGTCTATGGGAGTTCTAAACTGAATCTTAAGGTTTATGCAGATTCTGATACAAGGAGGATTCAGGCAAAATTATATAATATGGCACCTATTGATATTAAATATGATGAGAAAAGCAAAGCATCATTGGGTAGCATTATTGTTCCAAAGGATATTCCCTCTGGAATCTTTACCTTAAAAATAGTTGCTGAAGACTTTGCCCATAATCTTTCTATAAAGGAGGTTCCTATTGAGATAATTGGTGGGTAA
- a CDS encoding VIT domain-containing protein → MGLNIYLIFAFGLLLNLGFCDTGILIPINIKDQPDPNILSLYRMEVEVLVDNQFASVKVLEIFENHTNREIEGQYLFAIPEKANISDFAVWDSGIRIPGVILEKRRARELYEEITRERIDPGLLEQASEEVINVFSTKIFPIPPYGTKRIELTYNQELDVSDSMSYFSFPLKPTRYQAQNASSFKVKFKIKNQCPIKDFIIHSKNINPTFITNTSHQIAGIFEAENFSLNEDFSFEYSLDVKDFFLNFLTYRKVDLSDEPIPLFTDIKKKDKDGYFQAQAIFNLKRDKSKIPYQGQYFCCLIHPYL, encoded by the coding sequence ATGGGGCTTAACATATACCTAATTTTTGCATTCGGCCTTTTGCTGAATCTTGGCTTCTGTGATACGGGCATACTTATCCCTATCAATATCAAAGACCAACCAGATCCTAATATTCTCTCCCTTTACCGTATGGAGGTAGAGGTTTTGGTAGATAACCAGTTTGCCTCTGTTAAGGTTCTTGAGATATTTGAAAATCATACTAATAGGGAAATTGAAGGTCAATACCTCTTTGCCATTCCTGAAAAAGCCAATATATCAGATTTTGCTGTTTGGGATAGTGGGATAAGAATTCCGGGTGTAATCTTGGAAAAAAGAAGGGCTAGGGAATTGTATGAAGAAATAACAAGAGAAAGGATAGACCCCGGGCTATTAGAGCAAGCCTCTGAGGAGGTAATAAATGTTTTCTCTACAAAGATATTCCCTATTCCTCCTTATGGCACCAAAAGGATAGAGCTTACCTACAACCAAGAATTAGATGTTTCTGATTCTATGTCTTACTTCTCATTTCCCTTGAAACCTACAAGGTATCAGGCTCAAAATGCCTCTAGCTTTAAGGTAAAATTTAAAATAAAAAACCAATGTCCAATAAAGGATTTTATCATCCATTCAAAAAATATTAATCCAACCTTTATCACAAATACATCTCATCAGATAGCAGGAATCTTTGAAGCAGAAAATTTTTCCTTAAATGAGGATTTTTCGTTTGAGTATAGCCTGGATGTTAAAGATTTTTTCCTTAATTTTCTTACATATCGCAAGGTTGACCTATCTGACGAACCTATTCCCCTATTCACAGATATAAAAAAGAAGGATAAAGATGGCTATTTTCAGGCTCAGGCTATATTCAATCTAAAAAGGGATAAATCAAAAATACCCTATCAAGGACAATATTTCTGTTGCTTGATACATCCCTATCTATGA